One window from the genome of Bubalus kerabau isolate K-KA32 ecotype Philippines breed swamp buffalo chromosome 17, PCC_UOA_SB_1v2, whole genome shotgun sequence encodes:
- the LOC129631146 gene encoding zinc finger protein 883-like — translation MRRMEATAIYPAMSPQDTQDLMPKNPALEDVFRKVNLGMYQIFHLKNLNLMTDWEYTRVNERQFFPQQISSIHSKMYNVDDNGRDAIQPSLFNTYCGMVNTQQLSMYNKMSQTLSKSPSSNNYKSIYGGLRRYSGNETRYTFEGDSNLKKHQGPESSNKDSKTNNSRNTFDQMSGFSLDKSTCTGDRTCSEYGKVSNHCSELTQQDAVQNPQKENKCKIGEKIFSKSSNLSRHRRIHTGRKPFKCTECCRAFNCHSLLTQHQRIHAGEKPYICKECNKAFRRSSFLTQHQRIHAGEKPYKCTVCGKAFTYNSSLIKHQQIHAGEKPYKCTECNKAFTYNSLLIQHRRIHTGEKPYKCTECSKAFTCNSDLIEHQRIHTGEKPYICKECNKAFRRSSFLTQHQRIHTGEKPYKCTVCGKAFTYNSGLIKHQQIHAGEKPYKCTECSKAFTYNSLLIQHRRIHTGEKPYKCTECSKAFTCNSDLIEHQRIHTGEKPYICKECNKAFRRSSFLSEHQRIHTGEKPYKCTECSKAFAYNSCLIQHRRTHTGEKPYKCTECSKAFAYNSCLIQHRRTHTGEKPYKCTACSKAFTYNSDRIEHQRIHTGEKPYICKECNKAFHRSSFLTQHQQIHTGQKPYECTECGKACTYKSNLIQHQRIHAR, via the exons ATGAGGAGAATGGAGGCAACAGCCATTTACCCAG CTATGTCTCCACAGGACACCCAGGATTTGATGCCAAAGAATCCAGCATTGGAAGATGTATTCCGAAAAGTAAACCTAGGAATGTATCAAATATTTCAcctcaaaaacttaaatttaatgaCGGATTGGGAATATACCAGGGTAAATGAAAGACAGTTCTTCCCCCAACAGATATCTTCTATCCATTCCAAGATGTATAATGTTGATGATAATGGAagagatgcaatccaaccatcattGTTCAATACATATTGTGGTATGGTTAATACACAACAGCTTTCCATGTATAATAAAATGAGTCAGACCTTAAGTAAGAGCCCCAGCTCCAATAATTACAAGAGTATTTATGGCGGACTGAGAAGATATTCCGGCAATGAAACTAGGTATACATTTGAAGGAGACTCAAACCTTAAGAAACATCAGGGACCTGAATCTTCAAACAAGGATTCAAAAActaataatagtagaaatacctttgatcaaatgtcaggtttttctctagataaGAGTACTTGTACTGGAGACAGGACTTGTAGTGAATATGGTAAGGTTTCTAATCACTGTTCAGAACTTACTCAACAGGATGCTgttcagaatccacagaaagaaaacaagtgtaagaTAGGTGAGAAAATATTTAGTAAGTCATCCAATCTAAGTAGACATAGGAGAATTCATACAGGAAGGAAacctttcaaatgtacagaatgttgCAGAGCATTTAACTGTCACTCacttcttactcaacatcagcgaattcatgctggagagaaaccttatatatgtaaagaatgtaacaaagcctttcgtcgttcctcatttcttactcaacatcagagaattcacgctggagagaaaccttataaatgtacagtatgtggcaaagcctttacttacaactcaagcCTTATTAAACATCAGcaaattcatgctggagagaaaccttataaatgtacagaatgtaacaaagcctttacttacaactcacttcttattcaacatcggcgaattcatactggagagaaaccttataaatgtacagaatgtagcaaagcctttacttgcaACTCAGACCTTattgaacatcagcgaattcatactggagagaaaccttatatatgcaaagaatgtaacaaagcctttcgtcgttcctcatttcttactcaacatcagagaattcacactggagagaaaccttataaatgcacagtatgtggcaaagcctttacttacaactcaggCCTTATTAAACATCAGcaaattcatgctggagagaaaccttataaatgtacagaatgtagcaaagcctttacttacaactcacttcttattcaacatcggcgaattcatactggagagaagccttataaatgtacagaatgtagcaaagcctttacttgcaACTCAGACCTTattgaacatcagcgaattcatactggagagaaaccttatatatgtaaagaatgtaacaaagcctttcgtcgttcctcatttctttctgaacatcagcgaattcatactggagagaaaccttataaatgtacagaatgtagcaaagcctttgctTACAACTCATGCCTTATTCAACATCGGcgaactcatactggagagaaaccttataaatgtacagaatgtagcaaagcctttgctTACAACTCATGCCTTATTCAACATCGGcgaactcatactggagagaaaccttataaatgtacagcatgtagcaaagcctttacttataaTTCAGACCGTattgaacatcagcgaattcatactggagagaaaccttatatatgtaaagaatgtaacaaagcctttcatcgttcctcatttcttactcaacatcagcaaATTCACACTGGACAGAAACCGTAtgaatgtacagaatgtggcaaagcctgtaCTTACAAGTCAAACCTTAttcaacatcagagaattcatgctcgatag
- the LOC129630723 gene encoding zinc finger protein 883-like, with translation HDGEKPYKCTECSKAFTYNSHLFQHQQIYAGEKPYKCTGCSKAFAYNSVLIKHRQIHTGEKPYKCTEYSKAFTYNSLPIQHWRNHTGEKPYICKECHKAFHHSSFLTPHQRIHTGEKPYKCTVCGKAFTYNSSLIKHRQIHTGEKPYKCTECSKAFAYNSCLIQHWGIHTGEKPYKCTECSKAFTCNSSLIQHQRIHTAEKPYICKECNKAFHRSSFLTQHQRIHTREKPYKCTEYGKAFTYQSNLIKHQRIHAGEKPYKCTECSKAFTYNSGLIQHQ, from the coding sequence CAtgatggagagaaaccttataaatgtacagaatgtagcaaagcctttacttacaactcacacCTTTTTCAACATCAGCAAATTtatgctggagagaaaccttataaatgtacaggatgtagcaaagcctttgctTACAACTCAGTTCTTATTAAACATCggcaaattcatactggagagaaaccttataaatgtacagaatatagcaaagcctttacttacaactcacttCCTATTCAACATTGGCGaaatcatactggagagaaaccttatatatgtaaagaatgtcaCAAAGCCTTTCATCAttcctcatttcttactccacatcagagaattcacactggagagaaaccttataaatgtacagtatgtggcaaagcctttacttacaactcaagcCTTATTAAACATCggcaaattcatactggagagaaaccttataaatgtacagaatgtagcaaagcctttgctTACAACTCATGCCTTATTCAACATTGgggaattcatactggagagaaaccttataaatgtacagaatgtagcaaagctttTACTTGCAACTCAagccttattcaacatcagcgaattcatactgcagagaaaccttatatatgtaaagaatgtaacaaagcctttcatcgttcctcatttcttactcaacatcagcgaattcacactagggagaaaccatataaatgtacagaatatggcaaagcctttacttaccaGTCAAACCTTATtaaacatcagcgaattcatgctggagagaaaccttataaatgtacagaatgtagcaaagcctttacttacaactcaggccttattcaacatcagtga